A genomic segment from Thermus sp. LT1-2-5 encodes:
- the rsmA gene encoding 16S rRNA (adenine(1518)-N(6)/adenine(1519)-N(6))-dimethyltransferase RsmA: MPNPLTSPKAVRELLTKHGLFADKRLGQNFLVSEAHLRRIVEAAKPFTGPVFEVGPGLGVLTRALAEAGAEVTAIEKDTRLKPVLEETLKGLSVRLLFQDALRFPWEEVPEGSLLVANLPYNIATPLVTALLKTGRFARLVFLVQKEVAERMTAGPGSPAYGVLSLRVAHHAQAERLFDLPPGAFFPPPKVHSSLVRLTLKGVPDDPALFRLAEAAFGQRRKTLKNALVAAGYPKEGVEKALRTLGLAPEVRGETLDLEQFRQLRASLYTSE; this comes from the coding sequence ATGCCTAACCCCCTCACCTCCCCCAAGGCGGTACGGGAGCTTCTGACCAAGCACGGCCTGTTCGCCGACAAGCGCTTGGGCCAGAACTTCCTGGTCTCTGAGGCCCACCTAAGGCGCATCGTGGAGGCGGCCAAACCCTTCACGGGACCGGTCTTTGAGGTGGGACCTGGGCTTGGCGTCCTCACCCGGGCCCTGGCGGAGGCGGGGGCCGAGGTCACGGCCATAGAGAAGGACACCCGGCTTAAGCCCGTCCTGGAGGAAACCCTAAAGGGCCTTTCCGTGCGGCTTCTCTTCCAAGATGCCCTCCGCTTTCCCTGGGAGGAGGTGCCCGAAGGAAGCCTCCTGGTGGCCAACCTTCCCTACAACATCGCCACCCCCCTGGTCACCGCCCTTCTCAAGACGGGCCGCTTCGCCCGCCTGGTCTTCCTGGTGCAGAAGGAGGTGGCGGAGCGGATGACAGCGGGGCCAGGAAGCCCTGCCTACGGGGTCTTGTCCCTCCGGGTGGCCCACCACGCCCAAGCGGAGAGGCTCTTCGATCTGCCGCCCGGAGCCTTCTTCCCCCCGCCCAAGGTCCATAGCAGCCTGGTGCGCCTCACCCTTAAAGGGGTGCCCGACGACCCGGCGCTCTTCCGCCTGGCGGAGGCCGCCTTCGGCCAGCGGCGGAAAACCCTGAAAAACGCCCTGGTGGCGGCGGGGTACCCCAAGGAGGGGGTAGAAAAGGCCCTAAGGACCCTGGGCCTTGCCCCGGAGGTGCGGGGCGAAACCCTGGACTTGGAGCAGTTCCGCCAGCTCCGAGCGTCGCTATACACTTCTGAGTAA
- a CDS encoding NADH-quinone oxidoreductase subunit A, which translates to MAPIAEYVNVLIYLGVALFIGVAALGVGALLGPKKPGRAKLMPYESGNDPAGEVKRFPVHFYVVAMLFILFDVEVAFLWPYAVSAGGLGLYGFLGVLAFTLLLFVGFLYEWWKGVMRWH; encoded by the coding sequence TTGGCGCCGATCGCGGAGTACGTGAACGTCCTCATCTACCTAGGGGTGGCCCTCTTCATCGGGGTGGCGGCCCTTGGGGTGGGGGCCCTTCTTGGGCCCAAGAAGCCGGGCAGGGCCAAGCTCATGCCCTACGAGTCGGGGAACGACCCCGCAGGGGAGGTGAAGCGCTTTCCCGTCCACTTCTACGTGGTGGCCATGCTCTTCATCCTCTTTGACGTGGAGGTGGCCTTCCTCTGGCCCTACGCCGTGAGCGCTGGTGGGCTTGGGCTTTATGGCTTCCTCGGGGTTTTGGCCTTCACCCTCCTCCTCTTCGTGGGCTTCCTCTACGAGTGGTGGAAGGGGGTGATGCGGTGGCATTGA
- a CDS encoding Rad52/Rad22 family DNA repair protein, which produces MDEVWRKLAEPFPPAEVQWRIEALSKDRKRALVVPYVDARTVLDRLDRVVGPEGWHDSYEVLADQERALQDERGERRERLCEVKCRLTVLGVTKEDVGEGDSLKAAFSDALKRAAVKFGVGRYLYRLEKQWVDYDPERGRFTPPKLPEPEGGLEEEEKPEAHRLIDQLLERLKEKGLGKEAARIVTKYGGYGKTPEETKRLYGELRALLKG; this is translated from the coding sequence GTGGACGAAGTCTGGCGGAAACTGGCCGAGCCCTTTCCCCCTGCCGAGGTCCAGTGGCGCATCGAAGCCCTCTCCAAGGACCGAAAGCGGGCCCTGGTGGTGCCCTACGTGGACGCCCGCACCGTCTTGGACCGCCTGGACCGGGTGGTGGGGCCGGAAGGGTGGCACGACAGCTACGAGGTCCTGGCGGATCAGGAAAGGGCCCTCCAGGACGAGCGGGGCGAGCGCCGCGAGCGGCTTTGCGAGGTGAAGTGCCGCCTCACGGTGCTCGGGGTGACCAAGGAGGACGTGGGCGAGGGCGACTCCCTCAAGGCCGCCTTCTCCGACGCCCTGAAGCGGGCGGCGGTGAAATTCGGGGTGGGGCGCTACCTCTACCGCCTAGAAAAGCAGTGGGTGGACTACGACCCGGAAAGGGGGCGCTTCACCCCACCCAAGCTCCCTGAACCGGAAGGCGGGCTCGAGGAAGAGGAAAAACCCGAAGCCCACCGCCTCATAGACCAGCTCCTGGAGCGCCTCAAGGAAAAGGGCCTGGGCAAGGAGGCGGCCAGGATCGTCACCAAATACGGGGGGTACGGCAAGACCCCCGAGGAGACCAAGCGCCTCTACGGGGAACTTCGGGCCTTGCTCAAAGGATGA
- a CDS encoding metallophosphoesterase → MRVVAIGDLHANFPAFWRILKAEGLVDGSFKPTPALRFGTSKVVLLGDLVHPKTPKDYERLTGLVPFDPENPLHLRLAAKAEIRELFRLKALQEEAGGNLVILLGNHDEAALKGEPILGNRHLKHLEFHPEKGGQPLPEALKTWMESFPKEWVLNGVHFAHVGPVPWLQEYDDLFYAQSEPKTWWFRTPDYVERMGYRYGVYGHVPLREGILLKERFALIDALDLGQYLELFPEEDPLAVRIKRLPHA, encoded by the coding sequence ATGAGGGTCGTCGCCATCGGGGACCTCCACGCCAACTTCCCCGCCTTCTGGCGCATCCTAAAGGCGGAAGGCCTGGTGGACGGCTCCTTCAAACCCACGCCCGCCCTCCGCTTTGGGACCTCCAAGGTGGTCCTCCTGGGCGACCTGGTCCACCCCAAAACGCCCAAGGACTACGAGCGGCTCACGGGCCTCGTTCCCTTCGATCCGGAAAACCCTCTCCACCTGCGCCTGGCGGCCAAGGCGGAGATCCGAGAGCTCTTTCGGCTCAAGGCCCTCCAAGAAGAGGCGGGGGGCAACCTGGTCATCCTCCTGGGAAACCACGACGAGGCGGCCCTCAAGGGAGAGCCCATCCTAGGCAACCGCCACCTGAAGCACCTGGAGTTCCACCCCGAAAAAGGCGGCCAGCCCCTGCCGGAGGCCCTCAAAACCTGGATGGAAAGCTTTCCCAAAGAGTGGGTACTCAACGGGGTGCACTTCGCCCACGTGGGCCCGGTGCCTTGGCTTCAGGAGTACGACGACCTCTTTTACGCCCAAAGCGAGCCCAAGACCTGGTGGTTCCGCACCCCAGACTACGTGGAGCGCATGGGCTACCGCTATGGCGTCTACGGCCACGTGCCCCTGCGGGAGGGCATCCTCCTCAAGGAGCGCTTCGCCCTCATCGACGCCTTGGACCTGGGGCAGTACCTGGAGCTCTTCCCCGAGGAAGACCCCTTAGCCGTCCGGATCAAGCGCCTCCCCCATGCCTAA